Proteins co-encoded in one Setaria viridis chromosome 9, Setaria_viridis_v4.0, whole genome shotgun sequence genomic window:
- the LOC117837186 gene encoding uncharacterized protein isoform X2 encodes MSSREEGSEFMAVLPSQGGKERMKIATEDEAMVADARSEQKLKRSREEGKRSSSGLKEKKKAKSEDKEGSGSKKKAKRSSEMEGSGSKEAKMKGSGLEEEAKIEFIVKSVGGDRRTKMEIKRMLKKAFEILNEPPVKSQSEEAKMEDSESAVGNRKTKMVTYRVDKKTIDFLKNHPPLKPPPIGCEPELRQRFIDITAPYVEVERVLLEYLQCHYSIKGYAEVQLEVTDDEGDDHKLV; translated from the exons atgaGCTCGAGGGAGGAGGGCAGCGAGTTCATGGCTGTCCTTCCGTCGCAGGGCGGGAAGGAGAGGATGAAGATTGCGACGGAGGACGAGGCGATGGTGGCAGACGCCAGATCGGAGCAGAAGTTGAAGCgatcgagggaggagggcaAGAGATCTAGCAGCGgattgaaggagaagaagaaggcgaagaGCGAGGATAAGGAAGGCAGCGGATCAAAGAAGAAGGCTAAGAGATCGAGCGAg ATGGAGGGCAGTGGATCGAAGGAGGCGAAGATGAAGGGCAGCGgattggaggaggaggcgaagaTTGAGTTCATAGTCAAATCC GTCGGCGGAGATAGGAGGACTAAGATGGAGATTAAGAGGATGCTCAAGAAGGCCTTCGAGATTTTGAATGAGCCCCCTGTCAAGTCTCAATCGGAGGAGGCAAAGATGGAGGACAGCGAATCGGCTGTCGGAAATAGGAAGACTAAGATGGTGACTTATAGGGTTGACAAGAAGACCATTGATTTTTTGAAGAATCATCCCCCTCTCAAGCCTCCTCCCATCGGCTGTGAGCCTGAGCTGCGCCAACGCTTTATTGATATTACTGCTCCCTATGTTGAGGTTGAACGTGTGCTCCTTGAGTACTTGCAATGCCATTACTCCATCAAGGGGTATGCTGAGGTGCAGCTGGAGGTCACCGATGACGAAGGCGATGACCACAAGTTGGTGTAG
- the LOC117837186 gene encoding uncharacterized protein isoform X1, with protein MSSREEGSEFMAVLPSQGGKERMKIATEDEAMVADARSEQKLKRSREEGKRSSSGLKEKKKAKSEDKEGSGSKKKAKRSSEMEGSGSKEAKMKGSGLEEEAKIEFIVKSVGGDRKTKMEIKRMLKKAFEILNELPVKVGGDRRTKMEIKRMLKKAFEILNEPPVKSQSEEAKMEDSESAVGNRKTKMVTYRVDKKTIDFLKNHPPLKPPPIGCEPELRQRFIDITAPYVEVERVLLEYLQCHYSIKGYAEVQLEVTDDEGDDHKLV; from the exons atgaGCTCGAGGGAGGAGGGCAGCGAGTTCATGGCTGTCCTTCCGTCGCAGGGCGGGAAGGAGAGGATGAAGATTGCGACGGAGGACGAGGCGATGGTGGCAGACGCCAGATCGGAGCAGAAGTTGAAGCgatcgagggaggagggcaAGAGATCTAGCAGCGgattgaaggagaagaagaaggcgaagaGCGAGGATAAGGAAGGCAGCGGATCAAAGAAGAAGGCTAAGAGATCGAGCGAg ATGGAGGGCAGTGGATCGAAGGAGGCGAAGATGAAGGGCAGCGgattggaggaggaggcgaagaTTGAGTTCATAGTCAAATCCGTCGGCGGAGATAGGAAGACTAAGATGGAGATTAAGAGGATGCTCAAGAAGGCCTTCGAGATTTTGAATGAGCTCCCTGTCAAGGTCGGCGGAGATAGGAGGACTAAGATGGAGATTAAGAGGATGCTCAAGAAGGCCTTCGAGATTTTGAATGAGCCCCCTGTCAAGTCTCAATCGGAGGAGGCAAAGATGGAGGACAGCGAATCGGCTGTCGGAAATAGGAAGACTAAGATGGTGACTTATAGGGTTGACAAGAAGACCATTGATTTTTTGAAGAATCATCCCCCTCTCAAGCCTCCTCCCATCGGCTGTGAGCCTGAGCTGCGCCAACGCTTTATTGATATTACTGCTCCCTATGTTGAGGTTGAACGTGTGCTCCTTGAGTACTTGCAATGCCATTACTCCATCAAGGGGTATGCTGAGGTGCAGCTGGAGGTCACCGATGACGAAGGCGATGACCACAAGTTGGTGTAG